A portion of the Actomonas aquatica genome contains these proteins:
- a CDS encoding CobW family GTP-binding protein, with protein sequence MDTQTVETGKPAVTVLSGFLGAGKTTLLRHVLAQAEGRRWAAVVNDVAALNIDGAVVENLGGSGGAEVVKLENGCVCCSNRDDLGEGLARLAAEGEFAHIFVEASGVAEPRALAQLFVQKNPFGRSLGDFCQLANLVTVVDVAVLAEQLRDMRDGTSAAKNPPVVPGAPRPLVELMLEQVECADLVVLNQCDRAEAADLAAVRAAVAGLNSRAEVVETEQGQVASEVMVDRIRFDAAETLGGAAWIRSLNAVAAATTSARGAAGEGLVRKPAAARHEERFGLTSLVYQARRPFRREALRAWVEGGVPGLVRAKGFLWLAEAPDEMGFLSLAGGISRWDTLNPWWAAMIEAGRATREQLPPGVRAAWVEPHGDRRQELVFIGVGLDEAQLRAALDACLAGEATG encoded by the coding sequence ATGGACACGCAGACTGTTGAGACGGGAAAACCGGCGGTGACGGTGCTGAGCGGCTTTCTGGGCGCCGGCAAAACGACCTTGTTGCGACATGTGTTGGCGCAGGCGGAGGGGCGGCGCTGGGCGGCGGTGGTCAACGACGTGGCGGCGCTCAACATCGACGGGGCGGTGGTGGAGAACCTGGGCGGGAGCGGCGGCGCCGAGGTGGTGAAGCTGGAGAACGGCTGTGTGTGCTGTTCGAACCGCGATGACTTGGGGGAGGGCTTGGCGCGACTGGCGGCGGAGGGGGAGTTCGCGCACATCTTCGTCGAAGCCTCGGGCGTGGCGGAGCCGCGGGCGCTGGCGCAGTTGTTTGTGCAGAAGAACCCGTTCGGGCGGTCGCTGGGGGATTTTTGTCAGTTGGCCAACTTGGTGACGGTGGTCGATGTGGCGGTGTTGGCGGAGCAGTTGCGCGACATGCGCGATGGCACGTCGGCGGCCAAGAATCCGCCGGTGGTGCCGGGTGCGCCGCGGCCGTTGGTGGAGCTCATGCTGGAGCAGGTGGAGTGCGCCGATCTGGTGGTGCTCAATCAATGTGATCGCGCGGAGGCGGCCGACCTCGCCGCGGTGCGGGCGGCGGTGGCCGGGCTCAATTCGCGGGCGGAGGTGGTCGAGACCGAGCAGGGGCAGGTGGCGAGTGAGGTCATGGTCGACCGGATTCGGTTTGACGCGGCGGAGACGCTGGGCGGCGCGGCGTGGATTCGGTCGTTGAACGCGGTGGCGGCGGCGACGACATCGGCGCGTGGGGCGGCGGGCGAGGGCTTGGTGCGGAAGCCGGCGGCGGCGCGACACGAGGAGCGGTTTGGGCTGACGAGTCTGGTGTATCAGGCGCGACGACCATTTCGGCGCGAGGCCTTGCGGGCGTGGGTGGAGGGCGGCGTGCCCGGGCTGGTGCGGGCGAAGGGGTTTTTGTGGCTGGCCGAGGCGCCGGACGAGATGGGGTTCCTGTCGCTGGCGGGTGGTATCAGCCGATGGGATACACTGAATCCGTGGTGGGCGGCGATGATTGAAGCCGGCCGGGCGACGCGCGAGCAGTTGCCGCCGGGCGTGCGCGCGGCGTGGGTGGAACCGCACGGCGACCGTCGGCAGGAGTTGGTGTTCATCGGCGTGGGGCTCGACGAAGCCCAGCTGCGGGCGGCGCTCGATGCCTGCCTGGCCGGCGAGGCGACGGGGTAG
- a CDS encoding LysM peptidoglycan-binding domain-containing protein gives MTDLILCHVPTRREFLHHTLWSALALWAAPTALWAADGQMHIVRKGDTLIEIARDYGTTVKAIKNANGLRTELIKVGQKLSIPSGAQVATVSTYVVKKGDTLGLIARHHGTDVRTLKRVNHLKSDLIRVGQKLSVPSGGSAPSNSAALAPVIAATDKIRVDSSRWKYIVCHHSAIEAGNAEIYGKAHLRRGMEHGLAYHFVIGNGRDSGDGEIEIGPRWKKQLRGGHVRKTSVNDSGIGICMVGNFENHRPTRRQRAAVNELLDYLCSGYVRSNVEVTVHKRVDLNHTLCPGKYFPYGDLKRFA, from the coding sequence TTGACCGACCTGATACTCTGCCACGTGCCTACTCGCCGGGAGTTTTTGCATCACACCCTCTGGTCCGCCCTTGCTTTGTGGGCGGCACCGACCGCGTTGTGGGCGGCCGATGGTCAGATGCATATCGTGCGCAAAGGCGACACCCTCATCGAAATCGCCCGCGACTACGGCACCACCGTCAAGGCCATCAAGAACGCCAACGGCCTGCGCACCGAACTCATCAAGGTGGGCCAAAAACTCTCCATCCCGAGCGGGGCCCAGGTCGCCACGGTTTCCACCTACGTCGTAAAAAAAGGAGACACCCTCGGCCTCATCGCCCGCCACCACGGCACCGACGTCCGCACGCTTAAGCGCGTCAACCATCTCAAGTCCGACCTCATCCGCGTCGGCCAAAAACTCTCCGTGCCCTCCGGCGGCAGCGCGCCGAGCAACAGCGCCGCCCTCGCCCCGGTGATCGCCGCGACCGACAAGATCCGCGTCGATTCCTCCCGCTGGAAATACATCGTGTGCCACCACAGCGCGATCGAAGCCGGCAACGCCGAGATCTATGGCAAGGCTCACCTGCGCCGCGGCATGGAACACGGGCTCGCCTACCACTTTGTCATCGGCAACGGCCGCGACTCCGGCGACGGCGAGATCGAGATCGGTCCGCGGTGGAAGAAGCAGTTGCGCGGCGGCCACGTGCGCAAAACCAGCGTCAACGACAGCGGCATCGGCATCTGCATGGTGGGCAACTTCGAAAACCATCGCCCCACCCGCCGCCAGCGCGCCGCGGTCAACGAGTTGCTCGACTACCTTTGCTCCGGCTACGTGCGCTCCAACGTGGAGGTCACCGTGCACAAACGCGTCGACCTCAACCACACCCTCTGCCCGGGCAAATACTTCCCCTACGGCGACCTCAAACGCTTCGCCTGA